In a genomic window of Lepisosteus oculatus isolate fLepOcu1 chromosome 3, fLepOcu1.hap2, whole genome shotgun sequence:
- the prss16 gene encoding thymus-specific serine protease, whose amino-acid sequence MSKIAQDLCLWLEEEACLTAHETHGQIYTPPGPSSRYLQNQRLGMALSAWLLLPLLHLAGSGRVFDEIKQRVLERQEQAIKEHLLLQAASGRPLVTEGRLEQPLDHFDRQNNRTYLQRYFVNEQFWKRRTGPVFLYIGGEAAISEFSVQGGHHVSMAQDHGALLVSLEHRFYGQSIPADGMETPTLRYLSSQQALADLVSFQQNITSRYELTPRNTWICFGGSYPGSLSAWLRGKFPHLVYGAVASSAPVRAQLDFTGYNKVVAKSLANPAVGGSDRCLSAVREGFSAVESALASRNVTAVSRDFSCCSAVSEPEDQRELLYSLADIAMGAVQYDQEGAPLGVAQLCRIMAGNSSGADSYTRLAQLAKAYLERTAKPCLETSHQQSVSELRDTTLRPSGVGERQWYYQTCTEFGYYQTCEDDGCPFSRLLTLKSQTELCPLVFGLKESSLPLAVGFTNDYYGSDHPGTHRVLYVNGDIDPWHVLSVLSNATSGERAILIHGTAHCADMNPPRPSDPPALMLARKEIEAHVAAWLQSAAQEAA is encoded by the exons CTGGCTGCTTTTACCACTCCTGCACCTGGCCGGCTCAG gAAGAGTGTTCGATGAGATAAAACAGAGGGTgctggagaggcaggagcaggcaATCAAAGAGCACCTCCTGCTACAGGCCGCCTCAGGGCGCCCCCTGGTGACAGAGGGGCGTCTAGAGCAACCACTGGACCACTTCGACAGGCAGAACAACAGAACCTACTTGCAG aggTACTTCGTCAACGAGCAGTTCTGGAAGCGTCGCACCGGCCCCGTGTTCCTGTACATCGGAGGAGAGGCGGCCATCTCCGAGTTCAGCGTGCAGggag GTCACCATGTGTCCATGGCGCAGGACCACGGAGCCCTCCTGGTGTCCCTGGAGCACCGCTTCTACGGACAGAGCATCCCCGCCGACGGCATGGAGACCCCCACACTGAGATACCTCAGCAGCCAGCAGGC gCTGGCTGATTTAGTGTCCTTCCAGCAGAACATCACCTCCCGCTACGAGCTGACACCCCGCAACACCTGGATCTGTTTTGGGGGCTCCTACCCCGGGTCCCTGTCAGCCTGGCTCCGTGGCAAG TTCCCACACCTGGTCTACGGCGCAGTGGCTTCGTCTGCCCCCGTCAGAGCTCAGCTGGACTTCACTGGCTACAACAAG GTCGTGGCGAAGAGTCTTGCCAACCCCGCAGTGGGGGGCTCGGACAGG TGCCTGTCTGCGGTGAGGGAGGGcttttcggccgtggagtctGCCCTGGCCAGCCGGAACGTCACGGCCGTGTCCCGGGACTTCAGCTGCTGCTCCGCCGTGTCCGAGCCGGAGGACCAGCGGGAGCTGCTGTACAGCCTGGCGGACATCGCCATGGGCGCCGTGCAGTATGACCAGGAGGGGGCGCCGCTGGGCGTCGCCCAGCTCTGCCGGATCATGGCAGGGAACTCCAGCGGGGCGGACAGCTACACCCGCCTCGCCCAGCTGGCCAAG GCCTACCTGGAGCGAACGGCCAAGCCCTGCCTGGAGACGTCCCACCAGCAGAGCGTGTCCGAGCTGCGGGACACCACCCTGAGGCCCAGCGGAGTCGGGGAGAGGCAGTGGTACTACCAGACCTGCACCGAGTTCGGATACT atcaGACCTGTGAGGATGACGGGTGCCCCTTCTCCCGGCTCCTGACCCTGAAGTCCCAGACGGAGCTCTGCCCCCTGGTGTTCGGCCTGAAGGAGAGCAGCCTGCCGCTGGCGGTGGGCTTCACCAACGATTACTACGGCTCCGACCACCCTGGCACTCACAGGGTGCTGTACGTCAACG GTGACATCGACCCCTGGCACGTGCTCAGCGTCCTCTCCAACGCCACCAGCGGGGAGAGAGCCATCCTGATCCACGGGACCGCGCACTGCGCCGACATGAACCCCCCCCGCCCCTCCGACCCCCCCGCGCTGATGCTCGCTCGCAAG GAGATCGAGGCCCATGTGGCCGCTTGGCTCCAGTCAGCCGCGCAGGAGGCCGCCTGA